The window AGCGCGCACGTGTACACGCAGTAGGCCGGACCCGGTTCTCGGCGCTGGTCGCGGCGGCCGTCCTCCTCCCGGGGGGCGGCCGCTGGCGTTTCGGGGGGTCGGGGTCGGATGGTCTGCCCTCCCTCTCCCCCACACCGTGGGGAGAGGGCCGGGGTGAGGGGGCCGCCCGGGGTCGGGGTCGGGGTCGGGGTCGGGGTCGGGGTCGGGGTCGGGGTCGGGGTCGGGGTCGCGGTCGGGGTCGGGGTCGCGGTCGCGGTCGCGGTCGCGGTCGGGGTCGCGGTCGGGGTCGCGGTCGCGGTCGGGGTCGGGGTCGGGGTCGGGGTCGGGGTCGGGGTCGGGGTCGGGGTCGGGGTCGGGGTCGGGGTCGGGGTCGCGGTCGGGGTCGGGGTCGGGGTCGGGGTCGGGGTCGGGGTCGGGGTCGGGGTCGGGGTCGGGGTCGGGGTCGGGGTCGGGGTCGGGGTCGGGGTCGCGGTCGGGGTCGCGGTCGGGGTCGGGGTCGGGGTCGAGCTGGTTGCTCACCCTCTCCCCCAGCTTGCTGGGGGAGAGGGCCGGGGTGAGGGGGCCGCCTCGGGTCCGGGCGCCCACTCGTCGCTGCTGCTCGCACTGGCACGCTCGCGCCGGGCTGCGCCCGTCACTGCGCGTGCGGCGAACTCCTGGGGCGCGCCGGGTGGGCTCGGGCTCATGGGTGCCGTCGTTCATGTCGCGCTCCTGCTCGGGGTGAAAGGAGCGCGACATGAACGACCACCACTCGCTCTTCGCTGATCACACGGCAACGGTTCCCAGGGGGTTCACCTCTTCTCCGGCCTCGGGTCCCGCGGGTTCCTCCTCCACTGCCTCGGTTCCCAGGAGTTCCTCCTCTCCATCCTCGGTTCCCAGGAGTTCCTCCTCTCCATCCTCGGGTCCCGGGGGTCCCTCCTCCTCTCCGCTCGGCGCGGGCGAGGTCTCCCTCCCCCACCACCGACTCATCGCCTACGGCGTGGCGCTGGAGCTGCTTGCGGCGGTCCGTGCGGCCCAGGTGCGCGACCCCAAGCTGCGCGACGAGGCGCTGCGCTCGGCCAAGTCGGCGTGCCTCAACTCGGCCGAGGGCGCAGGCCGGGTCTCGCGCCCGGACAAGGCCCGCTCCTTCGCCATCGCTCGCGCCGAGGCTGGCGAGGCCGCGGCGGCGGTTGAGATCGCGGCCTCCTGCGGGGACGCCTCCCCGGCCGCGGCGGCCCGGGTGAACCAGGTGGCCCACCGGCTGGTTGCCCTGCTCACCGGGCTCATCCGGTAGCCCGTCGGTGGCGGACGGCGGGAGCCGAGGGCAGCCGCCTCGGGTCCCCCGGCCTCCTCTCACCGCAGCAGCCCGCGCAGCAGCGCCCGCGCCCGGGCGGCCAGGGCGATGCCCTGCCGGGCCACCTCCTCGTCGAGCGCCCCGATGGCCGCCGCCAGGTCCAGCGCCCCGGCCACCTCGTGCACCGAGCCGTCCGCCTGCCGGAAGGAGCGCCGGCGCACCCCCGGCCGGTCGTCGGGCAGCCCCTCGCACAGGTTCAGGAACGCCGACTTGGCCGCCCGCGTCGCCTGGTCGCGCAGCTCCGCGTCCGCGATGCCCGCCGTGCAGACCACCCGCGCCAGCTCCCGCGCCACCCGGTACGCGTCGAGCCGCTGGAAGGGGATGACTGGAGCTGAACCTGGAGCAGCTGGAGCAGCCACCGGAGCAGCGAGATCAGCCACCGGAGCAGCGAGATCAGCCTCGGGAGCGTGAGAGAGCGTCTGGAGCGGAGCGTCGAAGTGTGTGTGCATTGCAGCCTCCTCACCCGCAGGGGGAGGCTGCAATGCAGGCGCGTCCCGCTCCAGCCGCTCGACCACCGTCGAGGTCGTCGCGGTGCCCCTCACCCCGGCCCTCTCCCCAGAGGGGAGAGGGAGAGCGCAACTTCGAGGTCGGGGTCGGGGTCGGGGTCGGGGTCGAGGTCGAGGTCGAGGTCGGGGTCGAGGTCGGGGTCGAGGTCGAGGTCGGGGTCGGGGTCGGGGTCGGGGTCGAGGTCGAGGTCGAGGTCGAGGTCGTCGCGCTGCCCCCTCACCCGGCCCTCTCCCCGGAGGGGAGAGGGAGTGCGCAACCTCGAGGTCGAGGTCGGTGCCGCACCCGCGGCCCCCCTCCCTCACCCGAACGCAACCTCTGGGGGCGGGCGGCGGCGGCCCGTCTGGCCCGCCTTGTACTCCTTCAGGCGGTACTGGATCTTGCGGACCGACACGCCGAGGATCTCGGCGGCCCGGGCGGTCGAGCCGCCCACCTGCTCCAGCGTCCGCAGGATGGCCTCCCGCTCGATCTCGAACAGGGTGGCCCCCGGGATGAGCCCGCTGCCGCCCAGCTCCTCGGCCTGCACACCGTGCAGCACCCCCGGCAGGTCGGCCACGCCCAGCTCGGCGCCGCTGCAGCGCCGCGCCGCCTCGCGCACCACCATCTCCAGCTCCCGCAGGTTTCCCGGCCAGCCGTAGGCGAAGAGCGCCGAGAGGACCCCTGGCGTGACGCCGCGGATGGCCCGGGCGGCGGGGTGCCCGCGGTGGTCCAGGAAGTGCGAGACCAGCGCCGGGATGTCGGCCTTGCGCTCGCGCAGCGGGGGCAGGGCCACCGCCACCACGTTGAGGCGGTAGTAGAGGTCGTCGCGGAAGTGGCCGGCGTGGACCGCCTCGGCGAGGTCGTGCCGCGACCCGGCCACCACCCGCACGTCCACCGGGATGGCCTGGCGCCCGCCCAGCCGCTCCAGGATCCCCTCCTGCAGCACCCGGAGCAGCTTGACCTGCACCGCCCCCGGCAGCCGCTCCACCTCGTCGAGGTAGAGCGTCCCGCCGTTGGCCCGCTCGAAGGCGCCGACGTGGCGGTGGTCGGCCTCGTCGAAGGCCCCCTGCTCGTGGCCGAAGAGGACGCTGTCGAGGAGCGTCTCGCCCAGGGCGGCGCAGCTCACCCGGAGGAAGGGCCGCTCTCGCCGCGGCGAGAGCTCGTGCAGCACCTGGGCCAGGTGCTCCTTGCCGCTGCCCACCTCGCCGTGGATCAGCACCGGGGCCTTGGTGGGGGCGACGCGCCGCACCACCTCGTGCACCGAGATGAGCTCCGGCGAGGAGCCCACCAGGGTCAGGCGCCCGCGGATCCGCTCCCGCAGGCGCCCGCCCTCGAGCCGGAGGCGCCGGGTGTCGGCGGCCTTCTGCAGCACCACGGCGGCGTGGGCGGGCTCGAGGGGCCGCACCAGGAAGGCGTCGGCGCCGGCCCGCAGCGCCGCCACCGCCGCGTCGAGCCGCTCCGGCGTGGTCACCACCACCACCGCCGCGTCGCAGCCGAGCGCGTGCAGGCGGGTGGCGAGCAGTGGGCCCTCGCAGTCCGGCAGCGCGGTGTCGGCCAGGATCACCGCGGGCAGCACGCTCGGCACCAAGGCCATGGCCCCGTCGCAGGAGCTGGCCTCCACGGCGTCGAAGCCCAGGTCGCCGAGCGCCACGCGCAGCGCGGCCCCAGCCGACGGGTCGGTCTCGATCACCAGGATTCGTTCGCGGTTCATGCCCCGGGACGGGTCTTAGCAAGGGCCATACCCGCGCGATCCCGCGCGAATCGGCTCGCCCCCCATGCACGGTTTGCGCGCCGCGCCACCCCGGCGCAGCCGTTTCCCGGGCGGGCCCCACCCCTGTCCAGGGGTTGGCCGCCCTGCCACAGGGCGTCTCAGTGAGCCCTGGCGGGTCCCTCGTTCAGGATGGCGTCGCGGATCTGCGCCGGCGACGTCTCGGAGTCCGGCGGGTTGGCCAGCGGGAAGCGGGTCGAGTTGTCGAGCAGGGTCAGGCCCACCAGCAGGGCCACGAACACCAGCGAGGTCACCAGCACCAGCCGGTTGGGGCCGCGCTGGTCGTACAGGTGCATGAAGAAGAGGGCCACCAGCGCCCCCTTCACCGAGGCGATGCCGAGGGCCACCGCCACCCCGGCCCCACCCGGGATGTGGAAGCTGGAGAGACCCCAGGTGACGCCGGTCAGGATCATGAGCCCCGTCCAGACCAGCAGGTAGCGCCGCACGTGGGAGTGGGCGGACTGGCCGGGCGCGGCGTGGTGCGCGGACATCGAGGGCTCCAGGCGTCAGATGAGGTAGATGAGCGGGAACACGAAGATCCAGATCAGGTCGACGAGGTGCCAGTACAGGCCGGCCAGCTCCACCGGCGTGTGGTACTCGGCCGAGTAGGCGCCCCGCCAGGACTTGGCCCCGATGACCCCCAGCACGGTCATGCCGATGACCACGTG is drawn from Anaeromyxobacter sp. and contains these coding sequences:
- a CDS encoding four helix bundle protein produces the protein MNDHHSLFADHTATVPRGFTSSPASGPAGSSSTASVPRSSSSPSSVPRSSSSPSSGPGGPSSSPLGAGEVSLPHHRLIAYGVALELLAAVRAAQVRDPKLRDEALRSAKSACLNSAEGAGRVSRPDKARSFAIARAEAGEAAAAVEIAASCGDASPAAAARVNQVAHRLVALLTGLIR
- a CDS encoding four helix bundle protein — translated: MHTHFDAPLQTLSHAPEADLAAPVADLAAPVAAPAAPGSAPVIPFQRLDAYRVARELARVVCTAGIADAELRDQATRAAKSAFLNLCEGLPDDRPGVRRRSFRQADGSVHEVAGALDLAAAIGALDEEVARQGIALAARARALLRGLLR
- a CDS encoding sigma-54-dependent Fis family transcriptional regulator translates to MNRERILVIETDPSAGAALRVALGDLGFDAVEASSCDGAMALVPSVLPAVILADTALPDCEGPLLATRLHALGCDAAVVVVTTPERLDAAVAALRAGADAFLVRPLEPAHAAVVLQKAADTRRLRLEGGRLRERIRGRLTLVGSSPELISVHEVVRRVAPTKAPVLIHGEVGSGKEHLAQVLHELSPRRERPFLRVSCAALGETLLDSVLFGHEQGAFDEADHRHVGAFERANGGTLYLDEVERLPGAVQVKLLRVLQEGILERLGGRQAIPVDVRVVAGSRHDLAEAVHAGHFRDDLYYRLNVVAVALPPLRERKADIPALVSHFLDHRGHPAARAIRGVTPGVLSALFAYGWPGNLRELEMVVREAARRCSGAELGVADLPGVLHGVQAEELGGSGLIPGATLFEIEREAILRTLEQVGGSTARAAEILGVSVRKIQYRLKEYKAGQTGRRRPPPEVAFG
- a CDS encoding cytochrome C oxidase subunit IV family protein, producing the protein MSAHHAAPGQSAHSHVRRYLLVWTGLMILTGVTWGLSSFHIPGGAGVAVALGIASVKGALVALFFMHLYDQRGPNRLVLVTSLVFVALLVGLTLLDNSTRFPLANPPDSETSPAQIRDAILNEGPARAH